A window from Deinococcus aquiradiocola encodes these proteins:
- a CDS encoding DMT family transporter has product MRTLPCGSPCVGFMLISYSVKTTGNVTAPVAITPPPPRPAVPTNRAPQSAGWWWAALGVLCFSLTLPMTRLAVPEFGSVATGFGRAVVAGLLAVALLAARRERLPERRHWLGLTLVTVGVVFGFPVFTSLALKTVPATHAAVVVGLLPAASAVAAVLLARERPRPAFWLVCALGFLAVLGFGAVIGAGHLGLGDLYLLLAVLLGALGYAEGGRLARTLDGWRVVSWALVLGLPAALSVLLLTPLPAHVPSLPAWLAFLYISVFSMFLGFFAWYRGLALGGIAHAGQAQLIQPALTLGWAALLLGEHLTFPTLMAALLIIACAALSRLTR; this is encoded by the coding sequence ATGCGTACGCTTCCCTGCGGTTCTCCCTGTGTGGGCTTCATGCTGATATCCTATTCCGTGAAGACTACAGGTAACGTTACTGCTCCGGTCGCGATAACGCCTCCGCCGCCCCGCCCGGCTGTCCCCACGAACCGCGCCCCTCAGTCCGCCGGCTGGTGGTGGGCGGCCCTGGGCGTCCTGTGTTTCAGCCTGACCCTCCCCATGACGCGGCTCGCCGTCCCGGAGTTCGGGAGTGTCGCCACCGGCTTCGGCCGGGCGGTCGTCGCGGGCCTCCTCGCCGTGGCCCTGCTCGCGGCGCGCCGTGAACGCCTTCCCGAACGGCGGCACTGGCTGGGGCTGACCCTCGTGACGGTCGGCGTCGTGTTCGGCTTTCCCGTCTTCACGTCCCTCGCCCTGAAGACCGTGCCCGCCACGCACGCCGCCGTCGTGGTCGGCCTGCTCCCGGCCGCCAGCGCCGTCGCCGCCGTCCTGCTCGCCCGGGAACGCCCCCGACCCGCCTTCTGGCTCGTGTGCGCCCTCGGCTTCCTCGCCGTGCTGGGGTTCGGCGCGGTGATCGGCGCCGGGCACCTCGGCCTGGGGGACCTGTACCTGCTGCTCGCCGTCCTGCTCGGCGCGCTCGGGTACGCCGAGGGCGGGCGACTCGCGCGCACGCTCGATGGGTGGCGCGTCGTCAGCTGGGCCCTCGTGCTCGGCCTGCCCGCCGCCCTGAGCGTCCTGCTGCTCACCCCGCTCCCGGCGCACGTGCCGTCCCTCCCGGCGTGGCTGGCCTTCCTGTACATCTCGGTCTTCAGCATGTTCCTCGGCTTCTTCGCGTGGTACCGCGGACTGGCGCTCGGCGGCATCGCGCACGCCGGTCAGGCCCAGCTGATCCAGCCGGCCCTGACGCTCGGCTGGGCCGCCCTGCTGCTCGGCGAGCACCTGACGTTCCCGACCCTGATGGCCGCCCTGCTGATCATCGCCTGCGCCGCTCTCAGCCGCCTCACCCGCTGA
- a CDS encoding aminopeptidase, with the protein MNPERTVYRPETHALLLTDYCLAVQPGERVLIQGTTLALPLVEALTRAVLERGAAPVVRLEYPAQESDFQRLAADHLLDAADPLLLADVESVQASIRILTPSAPVPGLGPLRQARHRKALAPVARLRAQRRWNLTLYPTPYGADAAGMTLPDYESFVARAMFLDAADPVAKWGEVRALQASLVERLSRAREVRIVGPGTDLRLDVRGRSWVNSDGRRNMPSGEVFISPVETSAQGEMQFDLPTQYGGADVRNVRLTFENGRVVNASAEEGEDVLLAALNTDDGSRVVGELGIGTNAGIQTPSRNILFDEKIGGTVHVALGNGYPETGGTNVSAVHWDLIKDLRTGGQVLLDGEVFQQDGQFM; encoded by the coding sequence GTGAATCCTGAACGGACGGTCTACCGCCCCGAGACGCACGCCCTGCTGCTGACCGACTACTGTCTCGCCGTGCAGCCGGGCGAACGGGTGCTGATTCAGGGCACCACGCTGGCGCTCCCCCTGGTGGAGGCGCTTACCCGCGCGGTGCTGGAGCGCGGCGCGGCGCCGGTCGTGCGGCTCGAATACCCCGCTCAGGAAAGCGATTTCCAGCGTCTGGCCGCGGATCACCTGCTGGACGCCGCGGACCCGCTGCTGCTGGCGGACGTGGAGAGCGTCCAGGCCTCCATCCGGATCCTGACGCCGTCCGCACCCGTGCCGGGACTCGGTCCCCTGCGGCAGGCCCGGCACCGCAAGGCCCTGGCACCGGTCGCTCGCCTCCGGGCCCAGCGCCGCTGGAACCTGACCCTGTATCCGACGCCGTACGGAGCGGACGCGGCCGGAATGACCCTGCCGGACTACGAATCCTTCGTGGCGCGGGCCATGTTCCTCGACGCGGCCGACCCGGTCGCGAAATGGGGCGAGGTGCGGGCCCTGCAGGCGAGCCTGGTGGAACGGCTGTCGAGGGCGCGCGAGGTACGGATCGTGGGGCCAGGCACCGACCTGCGCCTCGACGTGCGGGGACGCAGCTGGGTCAACAGCGACGGCAGGCGCAACATGCCGTCCGGTGAGGTCTTCATCAGCCCGGTCGAGACGAGCGCGCAGGGAGAGATGCAGTTCGACCTGCCCACCCAGTACGGCGGCGCGGACGTCCGCAACGTCCGCCTGACCTTCGAGAACGGCCGGGTGGTGAACGCCAGCGCCGAGGAGGGCGAGGACGTGCTGCTCGCCGCCCTGAACACCGATGACGGCTCCCGGGTGGTCGGTGAACTGGGCATCGGCACCAACGCCGGCATTCAGACGCCCAGCCGGAACATCCTGTTCGACGAGAAGATCGGCGGCACCGTGCACGTGGCCCTCGGCAACGGCTACCCGGAAACCGGGGGCACCAACGTCTCCGCCGTGCACTGGGACCTCATCAAGGACCTGCGGACCGGCGGTCAGGTGCTCCTCGACGGGGAGGTGTTCCAGCAGGACGGCCAGTTCATGTGA
- a CDS encoding GNAT family N-acetyltransferase translates to MNDDRSAAGTSVPEFGPAHGPQDLTAFRTLNEEWITHHFTLEDTDRQQLGDPEGQILAPGGRIFMARMHGEAVGCVALRPTRPGEYEVSKMAVTPRLRGQGIGRKLLEYTILQARGLGARRLMLGSSTRLGSAVHLYEQLGFTHLPPERRPDLAYARADVFMELDL, encoded by the coding sequence ATGAACGACGACCGCAGTGCAGCTGGCACGTCCGTCCCCGAGTTCGGCCCGGCCCACGGACCACAGGACCTCACCGCCTTCCGGACCCTGAACGAGGAATGGATCACGCATCACTTCACCCTCGAAGACACCGACCGGCAACAGCTCGGCGACCCCGAAGGACAGATTCTCGCGCCGGGCGGCCGGATCTTCATGGCGCGAATGCACGGTGAGGCGGTCGGCTGCGTGGCCCTGCGGCCCACCCGGCCCGGCGAGTACGAGGTCTCCAAGATGGCCGTCACCCCGAGGCTGCGCGGGCAGGGCATCGGCCGAAAGCTCCTCGAGTACACCATCTTGCAGGCCCGCGGCCTGGGCGCCCGCCGACTGATGCTCGGCAGCAGCACCAGGCTCGGCAGCGCCGTCCACCTGTACGAACAGCTCGGCTTCACGCACCTGCCGCCGGAACGCCGCCCGGACCTCGCCTACGCCCGCGCGGACGTCTTCATGGAACTCGACCTCTGA
- a CDS encoding 3'-5' exonuclease, producing MTFSPDLGTDAQLFGHDATPGIVSVHADHRGRAWVWRRVGESLTLERDTFRPWLFAADLRDLEHLGSRLAWNDDSAEFAVRSLRGGEGRLRYLLTARDGQALRQEVLRGASKRSGRRVTGLRDLPGYHGVQPVEGYLMASGRTYFKGLEFDGPVRLQFDLETTGLDPATSRIFMIAVRDNRGFEAVLEARRANEEAALVEGLMRVLRERDPDIIENHNIHGFDLPFLQGRAERLGVTLNFSRPGAPPGLWRVLDGGRDAHWACAGREIVDTIDAVRRLNLPSAGLKAVSQLFGLAPEGRVYLEGAKIAQTYVSQPALVRRYALQDVQEVEALARRVLAPSFALARMAPRPYHRLPYAGTAMGMLEPMLVRAYLRAAHALPGPQPPGEAHQGGAVTLFAEGVLRRVVKADVASMYPSLIRHGRIGPVSDTLGVFLHLMDHLTRLRLEHKAAARRGDPGEHDAMQNAMKLVVNSGYGYLGAGRMSVFGDVQAANRVTTRGRETLRLVTDGLADRGVTLIEADTDGVYFSVPEGWSEEDERRVIREVDALLPDGVTLEFDGRWAAMLSHETKNYALLGYDGQLDLRGAAFTSSRGEAYGRAFLRRAVTCLLQGDVPGVRAAFEDALDDVTRGHLRNAEVASRVRLTRSEDEYRQSRPGRQEAVYEALFRAGRAWQAGDRVIVYQRAGAGLCMLDDPDDRDYDARHYGQVLLNGFATRLRKGLTADGYAQVTRQRQPGLFDTPLTDLRTVWQPVPARTDGRARSGSSQAE from the coding sequence GTGACGTTCTCGCCGGACCTCGGGACGGACGCGCAGCTGTTCGGGCATGACGCCACGCCCGGCATCGTCTCGGTGCACGCGGACCACCGGGGGCGCGCGTGGGTGTGGCGGCGGGTGGGCGAGTCCCTCACGCTGGAGCGGGACACCTTCCGGCCCTGGCTGTTCGCGGCGGACCTGCGGGACCTGGAGCATCTCGGGTCCCGCCTCGCCTGGAACGACGATTCGGCCGAGTTCGCCGTGCGTTCCCTGCGGGGCGGGGAGGGGAGGTTGCGGTACCTGCTGACGGCGCGGGACGGTCAGGCGCTCCGGCAGGAGGTGCTGCGCGGCGCGTCGAAGCGGTCCGGTCGGCGCGTCACCGGTCTGCGGGACCTCCCCGGGTACCACGGGGTGCAGCCGGTGGAGGGGTACCTGATGGCGTCGGGCCGCACGTACTTCAAGGGCCTGGAGTTTGACGGTCCGGTCCGACTGCAGTTCGATCTGGAAACGACCGGCCTGGATCCGGCGACGTCGCGCATCTTCATGATCGCCGTCCGGGACAACCGCGGGTTCGAGGCCGTGCTGGAGGCCCGCAGGGCGAACGAGGAGGCGGCGCTCGTCGAGGGGCTGATGCGGGTCCTCCGGGAGCGCGACCCGGACATCATCGAGAACCACAACATCCACGGCTTCGACCTGCCGTTCCTGCAGGGCCGCGCGGAGCGGCTGGGCGTGACGCTGAACTTCAGCCGTCCCGGCGCGCCGCCGGGCCTGTGGCGGGTGCTGGACGGCGGGCGGGACGCGCACTGGGCGTGCGCGGGACGTGAGATCGTGGACACCATCGACGCGGTGCGGCGTCTGAACCTGCCGAGCGCGGGCCTGAAGGCCGTGTCGCAGCTGTTCGGACTCGCCCCGGAGGGCCGCGTGTACCTGGAAGGCGCGAAGATCGCGCAGACGTACGTGTCGCAGCCGGCGCTGGTGCGGCGGTACGCGCTGCAGGACGTGCAGGAGGTCGAGGCGCTCGCCCGGCGGGTGCTCGCGCCGTCGTTCGCGCTGGCCCGCATGGCGCCCCGGCCGTACCACCGCCTGCCGTACGCGGGGACAGCGATGGGGATGCTCGAACCGATGCTCGTCCGCGCGTACCTGCGCGCCGCGCACGCCCTGCCCGGCCCGCAGCCGCCCGGCGAGGCGCACCAGGGGGGCGCGGTCACGCTGTTTGCCGAGGGAGTGCTCAGGCGCGTGGTGAAGGCGGACGTGGCCAGCATGTACCCCAGCCTGATCCGGCACGGGCGCATCGGGCCGGTGAGTGACACCCTCGGGGTGTTCCTGCACCTGATGGATCACCTGACCCGGCTGCGGCTGGAGCACAAGGCGGCCGCGAGGCGCGGGGATCCCGGCGAGCACGACGCGATGCAGAATGCCATGAAACTCGTCGTGAACAGCGGGTACGGGTACCTGGGGGCGGGGCGCATGAGCGTGTTCGGGGACGTGCAGGCCGCGAACCGGGTGACGACGCGCGGCCGGGAGACGCTGCGGCTCGTCACGGACGGTCTGGCGGACCGGGGCGTGACCCTGATCGAGGCGGACACGGACGGCGTGTACTTCAGCGTGCCGGAAGGCTGGAGCGAAGAGGACGAGCGCCGCGTGATCCGTGAGGTGGACGCCCTGCTGCCGGACGGCGTGACGCTGGAGTTCGACGGCCGCTGGGCGGCGATGCTGAGCCACGAGACGAAGAATTACGCGCTGCTGGGGTACGACGGGCAGCTTGACCTGCGGGGGGCGGCGTTCACGTCCAGCCGCGGCGAGGCGTACGGGCGGGCGTTCCTGAGGCGGGCCGTGACGTGCCTGCTGCAGGGGGACGTGCCGGGCGTGCGTGCGGCGTTCGAGGACGCGCTGGACGACGTGACGCGCGGGCACCTGCGGAACGCGGAGGTCGCGAGCCGCGTGCGCCTCACCCGCAGCGAGGACGAGTACCGGCAGTCCCGCCCGGGTCGGCAGGAGGCCGTGTACGAGGCCCTATTCCGTGCCGGGCGGGCCTGGCAGGCCGGGGACCGCGTCATCGTCTACCAGCGGGCCGGGGCGGGCCTGTGCATGCTGGACGACCCGGACGACCGCGACTACGACGCGCGGCATTACGGGCAGGTGCTGCTGAACGGGTTCGCGACCCGGCTGCGCAAGGGGCTCACGGCGGACGGGTACGCGCAGGTGACGCGGCAGCGCCAGCCGGGCCTCTTCGACACGCCCCTGACGGACCTGCGGACCGTGTGGCAGCCTGTGCCCGCCCGTACGGACGGAAGAGCGAGGTCCGGGTCCAGTCAGGCGGAGTGA
- a CDS encoding LysR substrate-binding domain-containing protein, whose translation MERDELNIPRALELRHLRYFVAVAEELHFGRAARRLNLAQPPLSQQIRQLEDLVGCALLVRTSRSVQLTPAGAAFLDRARRTLRNVQDDVQEARSIARGARGVLRIGFAGSAILTVLPGLLGRYRAQEPNVELNLRESFTAQVVDGLLSGALDAGIVRDMEPVPGLHAHVIASEPFVVVLPADHPEAGRASVPVTVLRDRPFVYYPRSAGARAYEKPLSVCEAAGFRPVASQEASQWLTILRLVGAGLGVSLAPACVAGVAPANVVCLPLQGVSLESELQVVRRADDRRPLVRSFEALALEG comes from the coding sequence GTGGAACGAGACGAGCTGAATATCCCTCGGGCGCTGGAGTTGCGTCACCTGCGGTACTTCGTGGCGGTCGCCGAGGAACTGCATTTCGGCCGGGCGGCCCGGCGCCTGAACCTCGCGCAGCCGCCGCTCTCGCAGCAGATCCGGCAACTGGAGGACCTCGTGGGCTGCGCCCTGCTCGTGCGGACCTCCCGGTCGGTGCAGCTCACCCCGGCAGGTGCAGCCTTCCTCGACCGGGCGCGCCGGACGCTGCGGAACGTTCAGGACGACGTGCAGGAGGCGCGCAGCATCGCGCGCGGCGCGCGGGGCGTGCTGCGGATCGGGTTCGCGGGCTCCGCCATCCTGACGGTCCTGCCGGGCCTGCTCGGCCGGTACAGGGCGCAGGAGCCGAACGTCGAACTGAACCTCCGGGAGTCGTTCACGGCGCAGGTGGTGGACGGCCTGCTGTCCGGCGCGCTGGACGCCGGCATCGTCCGCGACATGGAACCGGTGCCGGGCCTCCACGCACACGTTATCGCGTCGGAACCGTTCGTGGTGGTCCTCCCGGCCGACCACCCCGAGGCGGGGAGGGCGTCGGTGCCGGTCACGGTCCTGCGGGACCGGCCCTTCGTGTACTACCCGCGTTCGGCCGGAGCGCGGGCCTACGAGAAACCGCTCAGTGTGTGCGAGGCCGCCGGGTTCAGGCCGGTCGCCTCGCAGGAGGCCTCGCAGTGGCTGACCATCCTGCGTCTGGTGGGGGCAGGCCTGGGCGTGTCGCTCGCGCCCGCATGCGTGGCCGGGGTGGCGCCCGCGAACGTCGTCTGCCTTCCCCTGCAGGGCGTCAGCCTGGAGAGCGAACTGCAGGTCGTCCGCCGCGCCGACGACCGCCGCCCCCTGGTCCGCAGCTTCGAAGCCCTGGCGCTGGAAGGCTGA
- a CDS encoding aminotransferase-like domain-containing protein: MKPTQGEPQGSVRILEALRALLEQEYRPGDRLPSVRDLTRQYQASPVTVSAALTRLVGEGRIVTQPGRGTFVAQVSAPTPVRDVGWQTVALSETLALPGEMQTMLSPTPAGLIPLGSGYTDESLHPADLLHRTAASAARRPGIWSRLPPEGLEALRTWFAQQLGPEHRPEDLLIAPGGQAALSTALRALVPPGAPLLVESPTYYGVLAAARTIGARLIPVPTDTHGIRPDLLHAAFRASGARVLYLQPLYANPTGAVLSPERRAEVIRAAEEAGAFIVEDDYARDLNLHGTPPPPLAVLAPDRVVYLRSITKSTAPGLRVAAIAALGPVRTRLRNARAVEDYFLSGPIQETALQVLTSRIWPRHLQHLRGTLRGRRDVMRAALARHLPHLQVMGTPAGGFNLWVRLPDHTDDLTYVADAARQGVQVSAGRNYFPAEPDGSYVRLSYAACSAQRIEDAVLRLAAVPLHSA; encoded by the coding sequence ATGAAGCCCACACAGGGAGAACCGCAGGGAAGCGTACGCATCCTCGAAGCCCTCAGGGCCCTGCTGGAGCAGGAATACCGCCCAGGTGACAGGCTCCCGTCGGTGCGCGACCTGACGCGGCAGTATCAGGCGAGCCCGGTGACGGTCAGTGCCGCCCTGACGCGGCTGGTCGGAGAGGGCCGGATCGTGACGCAGCCGGGCCGGGGCACCTTCGTGGCGCAGGTTTCCGCCCCCACACCCGTCCGGGACGTCGGCTGGCAGACCGTGGCGCTCTCCGAGACCCTGGCCCTGCCCGGCGAGATGCAGACCATGCTGAGCCCCACCCCGGCCGGCCTGATTCCGCTCGGGAGCGGGTACACCGACGAGTCCCTGCACCCGGCGGACCTGCTGCACAGGACGGCCGCCAGCGCCGCCCGCAGGCCCGGCATCTGGTCGAGGCTGCCGCCGGAAGGTCTGGAGGCGCTCCGGACGTGGTTCGCTCAGCAGCTCGGCCCGGAGCACCGGCCGGAAGACCTGCTGATCGCACCCGGCGGGCAGGCCGCGCTGTCTACTGCACTGCGCGCGCTGGTCCCACCGGGCGCGCCGCTGCTGGTGGAATCCCCCACGTACTACGGGGTGCTGGCTGCCGCGCGCACCATCGGCGCCCGCCTGATTCCCGTCCCCACCGACACGCACGGCATCCGGCCCGACCTGCTGCACGCGGCGTTCCGCGCCTCGGGCGCCCGGGTGCTGTACCTGCAGCCGCTGTACGCGAACCCCACCGGCGCCGTCCTCTCGCCGGAACGGCGGGCCGAGGTCATCCGGGCGGCCGAGGAGGCCGGCGCGTTCATCGTCGAGGACGACTATGCGCGCGACCTGAATCTGCACGGCACGCCCCCGCCGCCGCTCGCCGTGCTCGCCCCCGACCGCGTGGTGTACCTGCGGTCCATCACGAAATCCACCGCGCCCGGCCTGCGTGTCGCGGCCATCGCGGCACTCGGACCGGTCCGCACCCGGCTGCGGAACGCGCGGGCCGTCGAGGACTACTTCCTGTCGGGCCCCATTCAGGAGACGGCGCTGCAGGTCCTGACGTCCCGGATCTGGCCCCGGCACCTCCAGCACCTGCGCGGCACCCTACGCGGACGCCGGGACGTGATGCGCGCCGCGCTGGCCCGTCACCTGCCGCACCTGCAGGTGATGGGCACCCCGGCAGGCGGCTTCAACCTGTGGGTGCGGCTGCCGGACCACACCGACGACCTGACCTACGTGGCGGACGCGGCCCGGCAGGGCGTGCAGGTCAGCGCCGGACGCAACTACTTCCCGGCCGAACCGGACGGATCGTACGTGCGCCTGAGCTACGCGGCCTGCAGTGCCCAGCGGATCGAGGACGCCGTCCTGCGGCTCGCCGCCGTCCCACTTCACTCCGCCTGA
- a CDS encoding SDR family oxidoreductase, with translation MDLGLNGKTAIVTAASSGLGYATAAALAAEGARVALCSRDLSRARRAAAQIQADGGEALAFQADVARMDDLTRFFGEAGDALGPLDILVCNAGGPPAGHFTALGEEEWSTAFQLTLMSVVRSVRLAVPLMQAAGGGRILTVLSSSVKKPIENLTLSNTFRPAVQGLCKSLSLELAGDRIQVNGLAPGRIETERINQLDDALAARKGRSRAEIRAASEAQIPAGRLGRPEEFGRVAAFLCSPAAAYVNGSVLLVDGGAVTSL, from the coding sequence ATGGACCTCGGACTGAACGGCAAGACCGCCATCGTCACAGCGGCCAGTTCGGGCCTCGGTTACGCCACCGCGGCGGCCCTGGCCGCCGAGGGCGCACGGGTCGCCCTGTGCTCACGCGACCTGAGCCGCGCCCGGCGCGCAGCGGCACAGATTCAGGCGGACGGCGGGGAAGCGCTGGCCTTCCAGGCGGACGTCGCCCGGATGGACGACCTCACGCGGTTTTTCGGTGAGGCGGGCGACGCGCTGGGTCCGCTCGACATCCTCGTCTGCAACGCGGGCGGACCGCCTGCCGGTCACTTCACGGCGCTCGGCGAGGAGGAGTGGAGCACGGCTTTCCAGTTGACGCTGATGAGCGTCGTGCGCAGCGTCAGGCTGGCCGTGCCCCTGATGCAGGCCGCCGGAGGCGGGCGGATCCTGACGGTTCTCAGCAGCAGCGTGAAGAAGCCGATCGAGAACCTGACGCTCTCCAACACCTTCCGGCCTGCTGTGCAGGGCCTGTGTAAGAGCCTGTCGCTGGAGCTGGCCGGGGACCGGATTCAGGTGAACGGCCTGGCTCCTGGACGCATCGAGACCGAACGGATCAATCAGCTGGACGACGCGCTCGCCGCCCGGAAGGGCCGCAGCCGGGCGGAGATCCGCGCGGCCTCCGAGGCGCAGATCCCGGCGGGCCGGCTCGGGCGTCCCGAGGAGTTCGGACGGGTGGCCGCCTTCCTGTGCTCCCCCGCCGCGGCGTACGTGAACGGCAGCGTCCTGCTCGTGGACGGGGGAGCCGTGACCAGCCTGTGA
- a CDS encoding RraA family protein, producing the protein MTLTPARKAELRERYLKVDTANVADILDEMGHPDHGLASSFWPIRESQNKMAGWAYTVRGQMTPYPGTGDPAKMEAVSGLEPGSISVWSGGGAQGVCFFGELIARGMQHRGCAGSLIDGGIRDIEWIAQMNFPVFTQYRSPVQSIGRWQVNAWQVPVYLPGATVDRVTVRPDDFILADFDGVMLIPQELVETVLEKAEALTRKEAAIREDLDRGMTLPDVLAKYGHV; encoded by the coding sequence ATGACCCTCACGCCCGCACGAAAAGCTGAACTCCGGGAACGTTACCTCAAGGTCGACACTGCCAACGTGGCTGACATCCTCGACGAGATGGGCCACCCGGACCACGGTCTGGCCAGCAGCTTCTGGCCGATCCGCGAATCGCAGAACAAGATGGCCGGCTGGGCCTACACCGTCCGCGGTCAGATGACTCCGTACCCTGGCACGGGCGATCCGGCCAAGATGGAAGCCGTGTCCGGCCTGGAGCCGGGCAGCATCAGCGTCTGGAGTGGCGGTGGCGCGCAGGGCGTGTGCTTCTTTGGTGAACTGATCGCGCGCGGCATGCAGCACCGGGGCTGCGCCGGCTCACTCATCGACGGCGGCATCCGCGACATCGAATGGATCGCGCAGATGAACTTCCCGGTGTTCACCCAGTACCGTTCGCCCGTGCAGTCCATCGGCCGCTGGCAGGTCAACGCCTGGCAGGTCCCGGTCTACCTGCCGGGCGCGACGGTGGACCGCGTGACGGTCCGGCCCGACGACTTCATCCTGGCCGACTTCGACGGCGTGATGCTGATCCCGCAGGAACTGGTGGAAACGGTGCTCGAAAAGGCCGAGGCCCTCACCCGGAAGGAAGCGGCCATCCGCGAGGACCTCGACCGGGGTATGACGCTGCCGGACGTGCTGGCGAAGTACGGGCACGTCTGA
- a CDS encoding AAA family ATPase, translating into MRPPLEDLRGTGTPDLAALTASLGDVLPLLSQLPGTPQDEEWHAEGDVAVHTGRVLQEAYRLADAAALQGDARLTLILAALLHDIGKPLTTRTQQDETGRPRVISPRHADRGRSFLAYRLPELQLPTAVQSGVMALVGHHHDLARTFRDGTLPAYRRLARQVDLRPLYLLEVADTRGRVTPDQASRLDDLDLFRLQAEEYDLWDARDPYAGWREHVRAALPDASPALLDLTLQRGVLDHESGLIQTPEEAVARAYAARGGFPELVVTCGPSGSGKSKWIAEHLPDHEIVSLDALREALAGRRADQSVNGQVLQAAKEQLREALRRGRKVVWDATCTRRDFRRVPLGLGLDYGALTTLAVFQPPTSTLFTRNAARPHPVPAQVLAQQLEHAEFPYLPEAHRTVLPGGQDTVSRRGT; encoded by the coding sequence GTGAGGCCGCCGCTGGAGGACCTGCGCGGCACCGGCACGCCGGACCTGGCCGCGCTCACCGCCTCGCTCGGGGACGTGCTGCCGCTGCTGTCCCAGCTTCCCGGTACCCCTCAGGACGAGGAATGGCACGCCGAGGGGGACGTGGCCGTCCACACCGGGCGCGTGCTGCAGGAAGCGTACCGGCTCGCCGACGCGGCCGCGCTGCAGGGCGACGCCCGGCTGACCCTGATCCTGGCGGCCCTGCTGCACGACATCGGCAAACCTCTCACGACCCGGACCCAGCAGGACGAGACCGGCCGGCCCCGCGTGATCTCACCGCGCCACGCGGACCGCGGCCGTTCCTTCCTGGCGTACCGCCTCCCCGAACTGCAGCTGCCCACGGCCGTGCAAAGCGGCGTGATGGCCCTGGTCGGTCATCACCACGACCTGGCCCGCACCTTCCGGGACGGAACGCTTCCCGCGTATCGCCGACTGGCGCGCCAGGTCGATCTCCGGCCGCTGTACCTGCTGGAAGTCGCCGACACGCGCGGCCGCGTCACGCCGGACCAGGCGTCGCGGCTCGACGACCTCGACCTCTTCCGGCTGCAGGCCGAGGAGTACGACCTCTGGGACGCCCGCGACCCGTACGCCGGGTGGCGGGAGCACGTCCGGGCGGCCCTGCCGGACGCCTCACCCGCCCTGCTCGACCTGACCCTGCAGCGCGGCGTGCTCGACCACGAGTCGGGCCTGATCCAGACGCCCGAGGAGGCCGTCGCGCGCGCCTACGCGGCCCGTGGCGGCTTCCCTGAACTGGTGGTCACCTGCGGTCCGAGCGGGTCCGGCAAGAGCAAATGGATCGCCGAGCACCTCCCGGACCACGAGATCGTTTCGCTCGACGCTCTGCGGGAGGCGCTGGCCGGCCGGCGGGCGGATCAGTCCGTGAACGGCCAGGTGCTGCAGGCCGCAAAGGAACAGCTGCGCGAAGCGCTCCGGCGCGGCAGGAAGGTCGTCTGGGACGCCACCTGCACCCGGCGTGATTTCCGGCGCGTCCCGCTTGGGCTGGGCCTCGACTACGGCGCGCTGACCACGCTGGCCGTGTTCCAGCCGCCCACCAGCACCCTGTTCACCCGCAACGCCGCGCGCCCGCACCCGGTTCCGGCGCAGGTGCTCGCCCAGCAGCTCGAGCACGCCGAGTTCCCGTACCTGCCCGAAGCGCACCGGACCGTCCTTCCGGGCGGCCAAGACACCGTCTCACGCAGAGGAACCTGA
- a CDS encoding RNA ligase family protein — MDTRRKYPRTPHLPWSPGRGADDTVLGASLPFEGREVVVTEKLDGENTTLSRSGMHARSLDSGPHPSRDWVKALQGRTGYLIPEGWRVCGENVFARHSLPYDDLEGYFYLFSVWDDTNVALSWDDTLAWAARLGVPTPREFYRGPWDERQLRALQVNTDVTEGYVVRTVQAFRYGDFQEHVAKFVRAGHVQTDEHWSRQPVTPNRLRSAR; from the coding sequence ATGGACACGAGACGAAAATACCCGCGCACGCCGCACCTCCCCTGGTCCCCCGGACGGGGTGCGGACGACACGGTCCTGGGCGCGAGCCTGCCGTTCGAGGGCCGGGAGGTGGTCGTCACCGAGAAACTCGACGGTGAGAACACCACCCTCTCCCGTTCGGGCATGCATGCGCGCTCACTGGATTCCGGGCCGCACCCCTCCCGGGACTGGGTGAAGGCGCTGCAGGGAAGGACCGGGTACCTGATCCCGGAAGGCTGGCGTGTCTGCGGGGAGAACGTGTTCGCCCGGCACTCGCTGCCCTACGACGACCTGGAAGGGTACTTCTACCTGTTCAGTGTCTGGGACGACACGAACGTCGCCCTCTCCTGGGACGACACGCTCGCCTGGGCCGCGCGACTCGGCGTCCCGACGCCCCGGGAGTTCTACCGTGGCCCGTGGGACGAGCGGCAGTTGCGGGCCCTGCAGGTGAACACGGACGTGACGGAAGGGTACGTGGTCCGGACCGTGCAGGCCTTCCGGTACGGGGACTTTCAGGAGCACGTCGCGAAATTCGTGCGGGCCGGTCACGTGCAGACGGACGAACACTGGAGTCGTCAGCCGGTCACGCCGAACCGCCTGAGGAGCGCCCGGTGA